A portion of the Acidisarcina polymorpha genome contains these proteins:
- a CDS encoding ABC transporter permease — MQNLGDTFGQVMRAIWANKLRSFLTMFGIAWGVGSMLLLISVGEGFRSGQHKELASVGNDVIMMWGGTIPAVPSQHTGMRPYNLTVGDESAMRASGSFREVMGLIRRSDIKQQSQYQSAGGSVMGTEPNYPAVRFLPMSVGRFLTDGDLRDRRRVVVLGQKSAELLFPGRPAVGETVLLNGTGFQVVGVAAKTGHGNDDGWNQQIYIPVTTMLEMFPIKGENIPQDALSSIQYQPRVRGENESAKSMARSIIAARHGFSPDDPESFEEWDTIKSDQMVGKIFTAMDIFLGGVGIVTLALGAVGIVNIMLVSVSERTREIGLRKAIGATKRSILMQFFLEALLLTGVSGLIGIGGSALFMYLISAAIGGKGVEGFDPPRLVPWSAALALISLSVSGILAGLYPASKAAALEPVEALRRE; from the coding sequence ATGCAAAACCTAGGTGATACATTCGGGCAGGTAATGCGAGCGATCTGGGCGAACAAGCTCCGATCGTTCCTGACCATGTTCGGCATCGCCTGGGGAGTCGGTTCGATGCTGCTGCTCATCAGTGTCGGCGAAGGTTTTCGCTCCGGGCAGCATAAGGAATTAGCCAGCGTCGGCAATGACGTCATCATGATGTGGGGCGGAACGATCCCGGCCGTGCCGAGTCAGCATACTGGCATGCGACCCTATAATCTTACCGTCGGCGACGAAAGCGCCATGCGTGCTTCGGGCAGCTTTCGCGAGGTGATGGGCCTTATCCGGCGCAGCGATATTAAGCAGCAGAGTCAATATCAAAGCGCAGGAGGCTCAGTGATGGGAACTGAGCCCAACTATCCTGCAGTCCGCTTCCTGCCGATGAGTGTAGGTCGTTTTCTCACCGACGGCGATCTGCGCGACCGGCGCCGCGTGGTGGTGCTGGGGCAGAAGAGCGCGGAGCTGCTTTTTCCCGGCCGCCCGGCGGTCGGCGAAACCGTACTGCTGAATGGCACTGGCTTTCAGGTAGTCGGAGTGGCGGCGAAGACCGGGCATGGGAACGATGATGGCTGGAATCAGCAAATCTATATTCCAGTCACGACGATGCTCGAGATGTTTCCGATCAAGGGCGAGAATATTCCCCAGGATGCGTTGAGCTCAATTCAATATCAGCCCCGTGTGCGCGGAGAAAACGAATCGGCGAAATCGATGGCGCGTTCAATTATCGCCGCGCGCCATGGATTCAGCCCTGACGATCCGGAGTCCTTTGAAGAGTGGGACACGATCAAGAGCGACCAGATGGTCGGAAAGATCTTCACGGCCATGGACATCTTCCTCGGTGGCGTCGGGATCGTGACGCTGGCCTTGGGAGCGGTGGGCATCGTGAACATCATGCTGGTCTCTGTCTCCGAGCGGACGAGAGAGATCGGCTTGCGGAAGGCGATTGGCGCGACCAAGCGGAGCATCCTGATGCAATTCTTTCTCGAGGCGCTATTGCTCACCGGCGTGAGTGGCCTGATCGGGATTGGGGGCTCGGCGCTCTTCATGTATTTAATCTCAGCGGCAATTGGCGGAAAGGGAGTGGAAGGATTCGATCCTCCTAGATTGGTGCCATGGTCCGCAGCGCTTGCCTTGATTTCTCTGAGCGTCAGTGGAATTCTTGCCGGGCTCTATCCGGCCAGCAAGGCGGCGGCATTGGAACCGGTAGAGGCACTCCGCAGGGAATAA
- a CDS encoding 3-hydroxyacyl-CoA dehydrogenase NAD-binding domain-containing protein: MKIGSVAVIGAGARGRELAALFAAKGFAVTLEDILPSKLKKAAELLGAPDGTVSAEGGMYGKVRFATSVEDAVRTADLVIDCVPDELESKLEIFSLLDRMAPPHSAFLTPTQSLSIADLASCTYRADRCIALVLPNTLTSGTVRLTSTSLTAPEVLAAVQAFWMSLGLAVELQMDRAEPSVAAGTLF, encoded by the coding sequence ATGAAGATCGGGAGTGTCGCGGTAATCGGAGCCGGTGCGAGGGGCAGGGAACTGGCCGCCCTCTTTGCCGCGAAGGGCTTCGCCGTCACCCTTGAGGACATCCTGCCCTCGAAGCTGAAAAAGGCGGCGGAGCTGCTCGGAGCACCGGACGGCACGGTCTCCGCCGAGGGCGGCATGTATGGCAAGGTGCGGTTCGCGACCAGTGTTGAGGACGCAGTTCGCACCGCCGACCTCGTCATCGACTGTGTTCCGGACGAGCTTGAATCGAAGCTGGAAATCTTCAGCTTGCTGGATCGGATGGCGCCTCCGCACTCTGCCTTTCTGACCCCTACCCAGAGCCTGAGCATTGCCGATCTGGCTTCCTGCACCTACCGCGCCGACCGATGCATCGCCCTTGTGCTGCCGAATACACTCACCAGCGGAACCGTTCGTCTCACGTCGACGAGCCTCACTGCGCCTGAGGTGCTGGCAGCGGTCCAGGCATTCTGGATGTCGCTGGGCCTTGCCGTCGAGCTCCAGATGGATCGAGCCGAACCCAGCGTGGCGGCAGGGACGCTCTTTTGA